The following proteins come from a genomic window of Pseudomonas syringae:
- a CDS encoding nitrate reductase, producing MTSLAIHTPKVTASTCCYCGVGCGVLIEHDGQKILGVSGDPTHPANYGKLCSKGSTLHLTGDIEARALYPELRLSKGLARSVTDWDTALEHAANVFAENIREHGPDSVAFYISGQLLTEDYYAFNKLARALVGTNNIDSNSRLCMSSAVAGYKRSPGADAPPCNYEDIALSDRVMIVGSNMAYAHPVLFRRLEEAKNRRPQMKLIVIDPRRTDTCELADLHLAIQPGTDVALFHGVLHLLMRDKQVDLDFIAAHTQGYEELAALADDYPPERVATLCGITLQQLHTCAHWIGESPSVLSLWCMGLNQSSAGSAKNSALINLHLATGQIGRPGAGPFSLTGQPNAMGGRETGSLSNLLPGHRDAGNAEHRAEVADYWGVDSLPANPGLSAIELFEQLQSGTIKALWIACTNPAQSLPDQNRIRQALDTCPFVVLQEAFKTTETARFADLLLPAASWGEKDGTVTNSERRISNVRKAIAAPGDARPDWAISVDFAQRLQKRLCPDADALFDFQTPEALFDEFKGLTAGRDLDMSGINRTLIDQQGPQQWPFPAGATGGTARLYADGVFPTVSGRAQFLCEPYVAARELRDSEYPLTLNTGRLRDQWHGMSRTGTAARLFGHVSEAVLSLGTQEMQHHDLQTGDVVRLISRRGELFLPVSRDDNIAPGQAFLPMHWGDRFLKGGVNVLTQPAFDPVSKQPELKHSGVRVEKARLPWQFFALIESNVQQRMEKLRPLCDVFDYLSMSLTGRERSALIISAASFAAPDPLLLHEIDSLLGLDEGPVLAYDDPARSIGKRVRIDNGRITAIRLAGETVARHWLQALWQEERVDASLRRWLLAPLSSEPGKESAQHREKTLCNCMNVSQSAVMSGIEQGLNLNQLKTRLGCGTQCGSCVPEIKRLINAVAVSE from the coding sequence ATGACCAGCCTGGCCATTCACACTCCAAAGGTCACGGCCTCTACCTGCTGCTATTGCGGGGTCGGATGCGGCGTGCTGATCGAACACGACGGGCAGAAAATCCTGGGTGTCAGCGGCGACCCGACGCACCCGGCCAACTACGGCAAACTGTGCAGCAAAGGCTCGACCCTGCACCTGACGGGCGACATCGAAGCCCGCGCGCTGTACCCGGAATTGCGCCTGAGCAAAGGACTGGCGCGCAGCGTTACCGATTGGGATACCGCGCTGGAGCATGCTGCCAACGTGTTCGCCGAGAACATTCGCGAGCATGGCCCGGACAGCGTGGCGTTCTACATCTCCGGCCAGCTGCTGACCGAGGATTACTACGCGTTCAACAAACTGGCTCGCGCGCTGGTCGGCACCAACAATATCGACAGCAATTCGCGGCTGTGCATGTCGTCGGCGGTGGCCGGTTACAAGCGCAGCCCGGGGGCGGACGCACCGCCGTGCAATTACGAAGACATCGCGCTGAGCGACCGCGTGATGATCGTCGGCAGCAACATGGCCTATGCGCATCCGGTGCTGTTCCGTCGCCTGGAAGAAGCCAAAAATCGTCGCCCGCAGATGAAGCTGATCGTCATCGATCCGCGCCGTACCGACACCTGCGAGCTGGCGGACCTGCACCTGGCCATTCAGCCGGGGACGGACGTGGCGCTGTTCCATGGTGTGTTGCATCTGTTGATGCGCGACAAGCAGGTCGACCTGGATTTCATCGCCGCCCACACCCAAGGCTATGAAGAACTCGCAGCGCTGGCTGACGATTATCCACCAGAACGCGTGGCGACACTTTGCGGCATTACGCTGCAACAGTTGCACACCTGCGCGCACTGGATCGGCGAGTCGCCCAGCGTTCTGTCGCTGTGGTGCATGGGCTTGAATCAATCCAGCGCGGGCAGCGCCAAGAACAGCGCGCTGATCAATCTGCACCTGGCCACGGGTCAGATCGGCCGTCCGGGCGCAGGCCCTTTCTCGCTGACCGGACAGCCGAATGCCATGGGCGGACGCGAAACCGGCAGCCTCTCCAACCTGCTGCCGGGCCATCGCGACGCGGGCAATGCCGAACACCGTGCCGAGGTGGCCGACTACTGGGGCGTCGACAGCCTGCCGGCCAACCCCGGCCTGTCGGCTATCGAACTGTTCGAGCAATTGCAGAGCGGCACAATCAAGGCACTGTGGATTGCCTGCACCAACCCGGCACAATCACTGCCCGACCAGAACAGAATCCGACAAGCGCTGGACACCTGCCCGTTCGTGGTGCTTCAGGAAGCTTTCAAGACCACCGAAACCGCACGCTTTGCCGACCTGTTGCTGCCCGCCGCCAGTTGGGGTGAAAAAGACGGCACAGTGACCAATTCGGAGCGACGCATCTCTAATGTACGCAAGGCTATTGCAGCCCCCGGCGATGCGCGCCCCGACTGGGCGATTAGCGTGGATTTCGCTCAGCGCCTGCAAAAACGCCTGTGCCCGGACGCTGACGCGTTGTTTGATTTCCAGACCCCCGAGGCGCTGTTCGACGAGTTCAAGGGCCTCACCGCTGGACGCGACCTGGACATGTCGGGCATCAACCGCACGCTCATTGACCAACAAGGCCCGCAACAATGGCCGTTTCCGGCTGGCGCAACAGGAGGTACAGCACGCCTGTACGCGGACGGCGTGTTCCCGACGGTTTCCGGGCGTGCGCAGTTTCTATGCGAACCCTATGTCGCGGCCAGAGAGCTGCGTGACAGCGAATACCCGCTCACCCTTAACACCGGACGGCTGCGTGATCAATGGCACGGCATGAGCCGCACCGGCACCGCAGCCCGCCTGTTCGGGCATGTCAGCGAGGCGGTTTTGAGCCTTGGTACACAGGAAATGCAGCATCATGACCTGCAAACCGGCGACGTGGTGCGCCTGATCAGCCGCCGTGGCGAGCTTTTTTTACCCGTGAGCCGCGATGACAACATCGCGCCCGGCCAGGCGTTCCTGCCTATGCACTGGGGCGACCGTTTCCTCAAGGGCGGCGTGAACGTTCTGACCCAGCCAGCGTTTGATCCGGTCTCGAAACAGCCGGAGCTCAAGCATTCCGGGGTGAGGGTCGAAAAAGCCCGACTGCCTTGGCAGTTCTTCGCCCTGATTGAGAGTAACGTGCAGCAACGCATGGAGAAATTGCGCCCCCTGTGCGACGTGTTTGATTACCTGAGCATGAGCCTTACCGGTCGTGAACGCTCGGCACTGATCATCAGTGCCGCCAGCTTCGCAGCACCCGACCCGTTGCTGTTGCACGAAATCGACAGCCTGCTGGGTCTTGATGAAGGGCCAGTGCTGGCGTACGACGACCCGGCGCGCTCGATTGGCAAACGGGTACGGATTGATAACGGACGCATTACCGCTATCCGCCTGGCCGGTGAGACCGTCGCGCGGCACTGGTTGCAAGCGCTATGGCAGGAAGAACGTGTCGATGCCTCTCTACGACGCTGGCTGCTGGCCCCATTGAGCAGCGAGCCCGGCAAGGAATCGGCACAGCATCGGGAAAAGACCCTGTGCAACTGCATGAACGTCAGCCAGAGCGCGGTAATGAGCGGTATCGAACAGGGCCTGAACCTGAATCAACTAAAGACCCGGTTAGGCTGCGGGACCCAGTGCGGGTCCTGTGTGCCGGAAATAAAAAGACTGATCAATGCCGTGGCGGTGAGTGAATGA
- a CDS encoding bifunctional protein-serine/threonine kinase/phosphatase yields MTLQLRCAHFSASGPRAENQDALRLVTPVAALAASKGYLFALADGVSQCADGALAAQSTLQALALDYYATPETWGVAQSLDRLLLAQNRWLLANGLMTTLSALVLRGRRFTLAHVGDCRAYRWQAGTLKRISEDHVWEQADMQHVLKRALGLDQYVVMDYLDGELDEGERLLLVSDGVWATLGDASIRSILGEQDDLDSAVKTLVSAAHLAGSQDNASALLIQVDSLGEDDLGDALLQLRQWPLPPALKPGQIFEGWNIGSIAAQSRQSILYRVKDAHGQPWLLKTLPVSRHDETGAGQGLLLEEWFLRRVAGRFFPELHPLAERQHLYYVMREHSGRTLAELFAAGGPLPLAQWQDLATRLLRASGLLHRRNIIHRDIKPENLLLGDDGELRLLDFGLAFCPGLSAVNADDLPGTPSYIAPEAFNGVEPAPRQDLYAVGVTLYYLLTGHYPYGEIEAFQHRRFGTPTPASRYRPDLPQWLSQSLDKALQADPELRYETSEQWLLELEQAEHRPVVVRPRPLLEREPLKVWRTLALVSLLLNLLAVIWFMGRH; encoded by the coding sequence ATGACGCTGCAACTGCGGTGTGCGCACTTCAGCGCCAGCGGGCCGCGAGCGGAGAATCAGGACGCTCTGCGCCTGGTCACTCCGGTAGCGGCGCTGGCCGCCAGCAAGGGGTATCTGTTTGCCCTTGCCGACGGCGTCAGCCAGTGTGCCGATGGCGCGCTGGCGGCCCAGTCCACCCTGCAGGCACTGGCGCTGGATTATTACGCCACGCCGGAAACCTGGGGCGTGGCCCAGTCTCTTGATCGACTGCTGCTGGCACAGAATCGCTGGTTGCTGGCCAACGGCCTGATGACCACCCTCAGCGCACTGGTGCTGCGTGGTAGACGCTTCACCCTCGCCCATGTCGGTGACTGCCGGGCTTATCGCTGGCAGGCCGGGACGCTCAAGCGCATCAGTGAAGATCACGTCTGGGAACAGGCCGACATGCAGCACGTGCTCAAGCGCGCGCTGGGCCTCGATCAATACGTAGTCATGGATTATCTGGACGGCGAACTGGACGAAGGCGAGCGGCTGTTACTGGTCAGCGACGGCGTCTGGGCAACGCTGGGCGATGCCAGCATTCGCTCGATTCTTGGCGAACAGGATGACCTGGACTCAGCGGTAAAAACCCTGGTCAGCGCGGCACACCTGGCGGGCAGTCAGGACAATGCCAGCGCACTGCTGATTCAGGTCGACAGCCTTGGCGAAGATGATCTGGGCGACGCGCTGTTACAGTTGCGGCAGTGGCCGCTGCCGCCGGCACTCAAACCCGGCCAGATTTTCGAAGGCTGGAACATTGGCAGCATCGCGGCGCAATCCCGTCAGTCGATCCTCTATCGGGTGAAAGATGCCCATGGTCAGCCCTGGCTTTTGAAGACCCTGCCTGTCAGCCGCCATGACGAAACCGGGGCCGGTCAAGGCCTGTTGCTCGAAGAGTGGTTTCTGCGCCGGGTTGCCGGACGTTTCTTTCCCGAGCTGCATCCGCTCGCAGAGCGCCAGCACTTGTATTACGTGATGCGCGAGCATTCCGGACGCACCCTGGCCGAACTGTTCGCCGCTGGCGGCCCTTTACCGCTCGCACAGTGGCAGGATCTGGCGACCCGACTGTTGCGCGCCAGCGGCCTGCTGCATCGACGCAATATCATTCATCGCGACATCAAGCCGGAAAACCTGCTGCTGGGTGATGACGGCGAACTGCGGCTGCTGGATTTTGGTCTGGCCTTTTGCCCCGGCCTGTCCGCTGTCAACGCCGACGACCTGCCCGGCACGCCAAGCTATATAGCCCCGGAAGCCTTCAATGGCGTCGAGCCAGCGCCACGACAAGACCTGTATGCCGTCGGCGTGACGCTGTATTACCTGCTGACCGGTCATTACCCCTACGGCGAGATTGAAGCCTTTCAACATCGCCGCTTCGGGACGCCGACCCCCGCCAGCCGCTATCGACCCGATCTTCCACAATGGTTGAGTCAGAGCCTCGACAAGGCGCTGCAAGCCGACCCGGAACTGCGCTACGAAACGTCCGAGCAATGGTTGCTGGAACTGGAGCAGGCCGAACATCGCCCGGTCGTCGTACGGCCACGGCCGTTACTGGAACGCGAACCGCTGAAGGTCTGGCGCACGCTGGCGCTGGTTTCGCTGCTGCTCAATCTGCTGGCGGTTATCTGGTTCATGGGCCGCCACTGA
- a CDS encoding nitrate/nitrite transporter has product MDTSFWKAGHKPTLFAAFLYFDLSFMVWYLLGPLAVQIATDLQLTTQQRGLMVATPILAGAVLRFFMGLLADQLSPKTAGIIGQVIVIGALFAAWQLGIHTYGQVLLLGLFLGMAGASFAVALPLASQWYPPQHQGKAMGIAGAGNSGTVLAALIAPVLAASFGWGNVFGLALIPLVLTLIAFSLMARNAPERSKPKSVADYLKALGDKDSWWFMFFYSVTFGGFIGLASALPGYFNDQYGLSPITAGYYTAACVFGGSLMRPLGGALADRFGGIRTLTVMYAVAAVGIAAVGFNLPSSWAALALFVAAMLGLGAGNGAVFQLVPQRFRKEIGVMTGLIGMAGGIGGFLLAAGLGSIKQNTGDYQLGLWLFAGLAVLAWFGLLNVKRRWRTTWGSAAVTAARV; this is encoded by the coding sequence ATGGATACAAGCTTCTGGAAGGCCGGCCATAAACCGACCCTGTTCGCTGCCTTTCTGTATTTCGACCTGAGCTTCATGGTCTGGTACCTGCTCGGCCCGCTGGCAGTACAGATCGCCACCGACCTGCAGTTGACCACCCAGCAACGCGGCCTGATGGTGGCCACGCCGATTCTGGCGGGCGCAGTGCTGCGTTTCTTCATGGGCCTGCTGGCCGACCAGTTGTCGCCCAAGACGGCTGGCATCATTGGCCAGGTGATCGTCATCGGTGCGCTGTTCGCGGCCTGGCAACTGGGCATTCACACCTACGGCCAGGTGCTGCTGCTGGGCCTGTTCCTCGGCATGGCCGGTGCGTCGTTCGCCGTTGCGTTGCCGCTGGCGTCGCAATGGTATCCGCCACAGCATCAGGGCAAAGCGATGGGCATCGCCGGTGCGGGCAATTCCGGCACCGTGCTGGCTGCGTTGATCGCCCCGGTGCTGGCCGCCAGTTTTGGCTGGGGCAATGTGTTTGGTCTGGCCCTCATCCCGTTGGTGCTGACGCTGATCGCTTTCAGCCTGATGGCACGTAACGCTCCGGAACGCAGCAAGCCCAAGTCTGTGGCGGACTACCTCAAGGCCCTCGGCGACAAGGACAGCTGGTGGTTCATGTTCTTCTACAGCGTGACATTTGGTGGGTTCATCGGTCTGGCCAGCGCCCTGCCCGGCTACTTCAACGACCAATACGGCCTGAGCCCGATCACTGCCGGTTACTACACCGCAGCCTGCGTATTCGGCGGCAGCCTGATGCGCCCTCTGGGTGGCGCGCTGGCGGACCGCTTTGGCGGGATCCGCACATTGACTGTGATGTACGCGGTGGCCGCAGTCGGCATTGCAGCAGTTGGTTTCAACCTGCCCAGTTCGTGGGCCGCCCTGGCGCTGTTTGTCGCGGCAATGCTCGGCCTGGGTGCCGGTAACGGCGCAGTCTTCCAGTTGGTGCCGCAGCGCTTCCGCAAGGAAATCGGCGTCATGACCGGGCTGATCGGCATGGCCGGTGGTATCGGCGGCTTTCTGCTGGCGGCCGGTCTGGGCAGCATCAAACAGAATACCGGCGATTACCAGTTGGGCCTGTGGCTGTTCGCGGGGCTGGCCGTGCTGGCCTGGTTCGGCCTGCTGAACGTCAAGCGTCGCTGGAGAACCACCTGGGGTTCGGCTGCCGTGACGGCGGCCCGGGTCTGA
- a CDS encoding glycoside hydrolase family 68 protein, with translation MSNINYAPTVWSRADALKVNENDPTTTQPLVSPDFPVMSDTVFIWDTMPLRELDGTVVSVNGWSVILTLTADRHPDDPQYLGANGRYDIKRDWEDRHGRARMCYWYSRTGKDWIFGGRVMAEGVSPTTREWAGTPILLNDQGDIDLYYTCVTPGASIAKVRGRIVTSDKGVELKDFNDVKILFEADGTYYQTEAQNSTWNFRDPSPFIDPNDGKLYMVFEGNVAGERGSHTVGVTELGPVPPGHEEVGGARFQVGCIGLAVAKDLTGEEWEILPPLVTAVGVNDQTERPHYVFQDGKYYLFTISHKFTYADGVTGPDGVYGFVGEHLFGPYRPMNASGLVLGNPPEQPFQTYSHCVMPNGLVTSFIDSVPTEGEDYRIGGTEAPTVRILLKGDRSFVQEEYDYGYIPAMKDVTLS, from the coding sequence ATGAGTAACATCAATTACGCACCCACTGTCTGGTCCCGTGCCGATGCGCTGAAGGTCAACGAAAACGACCCCACCACCACGCAGCCACTGGTCAGCCCGGACTTTCCGGTCATGAGCGATACGGTATTCATCTGGGACACCATGCCGCTGCGCGAGCTGGACGGCACGGTCGTTTCGGTCAACGGCTGGTCGGTCATCCTGACATTGACGGCTGACCGCCACCCTGATGATCCGCAGTACCTGGGTGCCAATGGCCGCTACGACATCAAGCGCGACTGGGAAGACCGCCACGGCAGGGCGCGCATGTGCTACTGGTACTCGCGCACCGGCAAAGACTGGATCTTCGGTGGCCGAGTGATGGCCGAGGGCGTATCGCCGACGACACGAGAGTGGGCGGGCACACCGATCCTGTTGAACGACCAGGGCGATATCGATCTGTATTACACCTGCGTGACACCCGGTGCCTCGATTGCCAAAGTTCGCGGCCGCATCGTGACATCCGATAAGGGCGTAGAGTTGAAAGACTTTAACGACGTTAAAATTCTTTTTGAAGCCGACGGCACTTATTATCAGACCGAAGCGCAAAACTCGACCTGGAACTTTCGCGACCCAAGTCCGTTCATTGACCCCAATGATGGCAAGTTGTACATGGTCTTTGAAGGTAACGTCGCGGGCGAGCGTGGTTCACATACGGTTGGCGTCACGGAACTTGGCCCTGTGCCACCGGGCCACGAAGAAGTTGGCGGTGCCAGATTCCAGGTCGGCTGTATCGGCCTGGCGGTGGCGAAAGACCTGACGGGTGAAGAATGGGAAATACTTCCACCGCTGGTGACTGCGGTGGGCGTTAACGATCAGACCGAACGTCCGCACTATGTCTTCCAGGACGGTAAATATTATTTGTTCACCATCAGCCACAAGTTTACCTACGCCGATGGCGTGACCGGGCCGGATGGTGTCTATGGTTTTGTCGGCGAGCATCTGTTCGGTCCTTACCGGCCCATGAACGCCTCTGGTCTGGTGCTTGGCAATCCGCCCGAGCAGCCGTTCCAGACGTATTCCCACTGTGTCATGCCGAACGGACTGGTAACGTCGTTCATCGACAGCGTGCCCACCGAAGGCGAGGATTATCGTATCGGCGGGACCGAAGCGCCGACCGTGAGAATCCTGCTGAAAGGCGATCGCTCGTTCGTGCAGGAGGAATATGATTACGGCTACATTCCTGCCATGAAGGACGTGACGCTGAGCTGA
- a CDS encoding ANTAR domain-containing response regulator, producing MLRILLINDTPRKVGRLKSALTEAGFEVIDESGLIIDLPARVEAVRPDVILIDTESPGRDVMEQVVLVSRDQPRPIVMFTDEHDPGVMRQAIKSGVSAYIVEGIQAQRLQPILDVAMARFESDQSLRAQLHARDQQLAERKRIELAKGLLMKMKACNEEEAYTLMRRQAMSRQQKLIQVAEQIIAMSELLG from the coding sequence ATGCTGCGTATTCTGCTGATCAATGACACACCCCGAAAAGTCGGTCGCCTCAAATCCGCACTGACCGAGGCCGGGTTCGAGGTGATCGATGAGTCGGGGCTGATCATCGACCTGCCCGCCCGCGTTGAGGCGGTGCGCCCGGATGTCATCCTGATCGACACCGAATCCCCCGGCCGCGACGTGATGGAACAGGTGGTGCTGGTCAGCCGCGACCAGCCGCGGCCGATTGTGATGTTTACCGACGAGCACGATCCGGGAGTGATGCGTCAGGCGATCAAATCCGGGGTCAGCGCTTACATTGTCGAAGGCATTCAGGCGCAACGGCTGCAACCGATTCTCGACGTGGCCATGGCCCGCTTCGAAAGCGATCAGTCGCTGCGGGCGCAACTGCATGCCCGCGATCAGCAACTGGCCGAGCGCAAGCGCATCGAACTGGCCAAGGGGCTGCTGATGAAGATGAAGGCGTGCAACGAGGAGGAGGCCTACACCCTGATGCGCCGCCAGGCGATGAGTCGCCAGCAGAAGCTGATTCAGGTGGCCGAACAGATTATTGCGATGAGCGAGCTATTGGGCTGA
- a CDS encoding CmpA/NrtA family ABC transporter substrate-binding protein — MTEPTSNALDWVAGSDAPEINSLDVGFMALTDCAPLVVAATQGFAQPYGLSLNLKRQTSWAGLRDRLVSGQLHAAHSLYGLIYAVELGISGGPATDMAILMGLNQNGQCINLSSELQQAGVITPEALDKRAHQNGSQLTFAQTFPTGNHAMWLYYWLASQGIHPLDDVNSVVVPPTQMAQHLQAGRIDGFCVGEPWGASAVQQQLGFTMATSQAIWPDHPGKVLGCTREFVEQNPNTARALIMAVLEASRFIEQNPHNLCSTAQLLSGTEYLDAPLDCIEPRLLGHYSDGLGNHWQDPHAVRFHNQGQVNYPWLSDGMWFMTQFRRWGLLREDPDYLAVASRVQQLDLYRQAADALGISVPAAHLRSSQLIDGKVWDGSDPAGYARSFKLHSLADPAPALASR; from the coding sequence ATGACTGAACCAACCAGCAACGCCCTGGACTGGGTAGCCGGCAGCGACGCGCCGGAAATCAACAGCCTGGACGTCGGCTTCATGGCGTTGACTGACTGCGCGCCGCTCGTGGTCGCCGCGACGCAGGGCTTTGCCCAGCCTTACGGGCTGAGCCTCAACCTCAAGCGCCAGACCTCATGGGCCGGGCTGCGCGACAGGCTGGTCAGCGGGCAGCTGCACGCAGCACACAGCCTGTATGGCCTGATCTACGCCGTGGAACTGGGCATCAGCGGCGGCCCGGCGACCGACATGGCGATCCTGATGGGCCTCAATCAGAACGGTCAGTGCATCAACCTGTCCAGCGAATTGCAGCAAGCGGGCGTGATCACGCCTGAGGCACTGGACAAACGCGCGCACCAAAACGGTTCGCAACTGACCTTCGCGCAGACTTTTCCCACCGGCAATCACGCCATGTGGCTGTATTACTGGCTCGCCAGCCAGGGCATTCATCCGCTCGACGATGTGAACAGTGTGGTGGTGCCGCCCACCCAGATGGCGCAGCACCTGCAAGCCGGGCGCATCGACGGGTTCTGTGTCGGTGAGCCGTGGGGTGCCAGCGCAGTACAGCAGCAGCTGGGTTTCACCATGGCCACCAGCCAGGCGATCTGGCCCGACCACCCAGGCAAGGTGCTCGGCTGCACGCGCGAATTCGTCGAGCAGAACCCCAATACCGCCAGAGCGCTGATCATGGCGGTACTTGAAGCCAGCCGCTTCATCGAGCAGAACCCGCACAACCTGTGCAGCACGGCGCAATTGCTCAGCGGCACAGAGTATCTGGACGCGCCGCTGGACTGCATCGAACCGCGCCTGCTCGGCCATTACAGTGACGGGCTTGGCAACCACTGGCAGGACCCGCATGCGGTCCGGTTCCACAATCAGGGCCAGGTCAATTACCCGTGGCTGTCCGATGGCATGTGGTTCATGACCCAGTTCCGACGCTGGGGGCTGTTGCGCGAAGACCCGGACTACCTGGCAGTCGCCAGCCGCGTCCAGCAACTGGACCTGTACCGTCAGGCAGCCGACGCGCTGGGCATCAGTGTTCCGGCTGCCCACCTGCGCAGCAGTCAGCTGATCGACGGCAAGGTCTGGGATGGCAGTGATCCGGCTGGCTATGCACGCAGCTTCAAACTTCACTCGCTGGCCGATCCCGCGCCTGCACTGGCCAGTCGTTGA
- a CDS encoding quinone-dependent dihydroorotate dehydrogenase encodes MYNLARQLLFKLSPETSHDLSLDLIGAGGRLGLNGLLSKSPANLPVSVMGLEFPNPVGLAAGLDKNGAAIDGFAQLGFGFVEIGTVTPRPQPGNPKPRLFRLPHAEAIINRMGFNNLGVDHLVSRVQAAKYRGILGINIGKNFDTPVERAVDDYLICLDKVYAHASYVTINISSPNTAGLRSLQFGDSLKQLLQALSLRQQELTQLHGKRVPLAIKIAPDMTDEETVLVAAALIESGMDAVIATNTTLSRQGVEGLPHADQAGGLSGAPVREKSTHIVKVLAGELGGRMPIIAAGGITEGRHAAEKIAAGASLVQIYSGFIYKGPALIRQSVDAIAAMPRTAG; translated from the coding sequence ATGTATAACCTGGCCCGCCAGTTACTGTTCAAACTTTCCCCGGAAACCTCGCATGACCTTTCGCTGGACCTGATCGGTGCAGGCGGGCGGCTGGGGCTCAACGGTCTGCTGAGCAAGTCTCCGGCGAATCTGCCGGTCAGCGTCATGGGCCTGGAATTCCCTAACCCTGTGGGGCTGGCGGCCGGTCTGGACAAGAACGGCGCGGCCATCGACGGTTTTGCACAACTGGGTTTCGGCTTTGTCGAGATCGGCACCGTGACGCCGCGTCCGCAGCCGGGCAATCCCAAGCCGCGTCTCTTTCGCCTGCCGCATGCCGAGGCGATCATCAATCGTATGGGCTTCAACAACCTGGGTGTCGATCATCTGGTGTCCAGGGTCCAGGCGGCCAAATACCGCGGCATTCTGGGTATCAACATCGGCAAGAACTTCGACACGCCGGTCGAACGTGCAGTGGATGATTACCTGATCTGCCTGGACAAGGTTTACGCCCACGCCAGCTATGTCACCATCAACATCAGTTCACCCAATACAGCGGGTCTGCGCAGTCTGCAATTCGGCGATTCGCTCAAGCAACTGCTCCAGGCCCTGAGCCTGCGTCAGCAGGAACTCACGCAACTGCATGGCAAGCGTGTGCCGTTGGCGATCAAGATTGCCCCGGACATGACCGATGAAGAAACCGTGCTGGTCGCTGCTGCGCTGATCGAATCGGGGATGGATGCGGTCATTGCCACCAACACCACGCTGAGCCGTCAGGGCGTCGAAGGCTTGCCGCATGCTGATCAGGCAGGCGGTTTGTCAGGCGCGCCGGTTCGCGAAAAAAGCACGCATATCGTCAAGGTGCTGGCTGGCGAGCTGGGCGGGCGCATGCCGATCATCGCGGCGGGCGGGATTACCGAAGGCCGGCATGCGGCCGAGAAGATCGCAGCCGGTGCCAGTCTCGTGCAGATCTACTCTGGTTTCATCTATAAAGGCCCGGCGCTGATTCGCCAG